A stretch of DNA from Methanolinea mesophila:
CAGGCTCCGTTACGCGGCGACACCCCTGGCGCTCATCGACCTGGTCACCCTCGTCCCGTTTTACACCGTGTTCTTCATATCGAACCCGGATATCGCATTCCTGGTAAGGTTCTCGAGGATCCTGTGGATCCTGAAACTGGGGCATTATACCCCGGCCCTGGATACCATGGCGAAGGTGGTCAGAGTGAAGAAGGAAGAGCTCTCGGTAGCCTTTTTCTTCCTCTTCCTGGTCCTCATACTCTCTTCGAGCCTGATGTATTATGCCGAGCATGCCGCCCAGCCCACCAAGTTCACCAGCATCCTCGCTTCGATGTGGTGGGGGGTAGAGACCCTCTCCACCGTGGGATACGGTGATATCGTGCCGGTGACCCCGCTCGGGAAACTGATCGGGAGCGTGGTGGCCATCAGCGGTATCGCACTCTTCGCCCTTCCTGCGGGTATCCTCGCATCCGGGTTCGTGGCCGAACTGCGAAAGGAGAAAGAGGAGAAGCAGATGGGAAGCGGCGAGATCGTCTGCCCCAACTGCGGAGAAGTAATAAAGATCGAAGAGGTCGAAGGCCGGAAGTGATCTTACCCACCCTAACCCGTCCCTGTGACGTCCCGGATGAACGCTTCCATCCGGGAGAGGATGGCCAGAGCCTGCGATCCCTGCAGCGAATCGGAACATATTCCCGCGGAGAAGGTGATCCTCTCCGAGAATGTGCTGACCGCCAGCCCGAAGCCGGGAGGATATTCCACCGGAGGAAGGATCCAGGCGTCACGGACTACCGGTTCGCCAAAATCAAGGAGTTCCTCGGACAGTATTCCGGTATTGGAGAAGAAAGGATTCATCTTTTCGTTGCCCTCCTCACTCGAAATTTCAAGGTCCCGCAGCCGGGTCCTGACCGCATAGAAACCTTCGGCGAACTCCTCCACCTGGCGCATCGCAACTCCGAGGCCGGTTCGATCCGCTTTATGGGCTGCCATCCCGGAATTGACCGCGGCTACGAGTGATTCTCCGGCCAAGCCCCGGGGTATCCCGACCTCGAATGCCACCGACCCGTTGGCGCATTCGGCCATGGCCCCGGGGGCGAGCTGGCGGAGGTCCATGGCACAGAGTACGGGGAGGGGCCCGGGGGCATCGCCGTAAAAAGGCGAGAGAGCGTGGAAATACGCGGCGAGAAACAGGTCGTTGAGGGTAAACCCCCTGCCTTTGCACCATTTCCGCACCGGATGGAACAGATCCCTCTCGAGCGTCCTTGAGACGAACCTCGTGCCACCCCGTGTCTTCCCCATAGGGACCCCCCAGACCCGGGTCGTCTCTCCTGCGGCCCGTCGTGCCAGCTGCAATGTATCCGGGTCGAAACGGTCGAACAATCCGGAAAAACCGCGGGAACCCGGGTCGGGATCGGGGATAGGGCGTTCCGGTTCCCGGTAAAACCGGGCGAGCAGCCCCGCCAGGTATTTCATCCCCCTGGCGTCGCAGAGCGTATGGTTCACGGAGAGGACCAGGGTATCGGATCCCGGACCGATCCGGGTGATACGGACCATGGGACCTTCCGCGGCATCGGGGCCGGGAGCGGCCAGGGCCAGTTCGAGATCTCCTTCACCCGGCGGGAGCGAGACCAGTGTACCGGCGCGTTCCCGGTACTCTCCGGGCAGGAAGACGGGAACTTCGCCCTCAACGAACCGGGAGCCCGCGAGGGGCTCTGCGAGGAGGAGACACCCGGCCGCTTTGTTGAGCCGCTCCCACGCGAGCGGCTCGTCGAACCTGATCACCAGGTGCGCCACCTGGCTCCATATCCCGGAGAGCAGGTAGTTCCACTGGTCGGGGACCGCGGCGGGAACGGGCGTCTTGTCTTTTGGGATCTCCTCTCCGGGGAACATTCTCCTGATTATTAGTACCATGAGGGATATAACTCTTCAAGCACGCGCCCGGGCCGAAAATGCCGGCAGGTCCCGGGCAGCAGAAGGGACGGGATGAAGATCGAACACCAGGTATGGCAGAAGGTACCCGGGACGAAGGGGCTCAAGCTCTATCCCTACATCCGGAAAGTGGACATCAACTCCTCGAATTCCTACCTCATCTCCTCGGAGCGTTTCATCATCCTCATCGACCCGGGCGGCCTGGAACCCCAGACCGAGGTCCTGCTTGAGGAGATCGCCCGCCTCCGGGAGGAGAATGACCGGCCGGTCCTGGTCTGCCTGACCCACATCCACCTCGATCACTGCCGTGAACTCCTCTTCAACCCCCGTCTCCGCGCCCTGCCCCGGATGGCGGTGGCGGTCCAGGACTCGGGAGCGGAGGCGCTGGCCCTGAAAAACCGGGCGGCAACCATCGCGGACATGCTCCATGTCGAGCTCCCGGACGGTGTCTCGGTGGATATACGTCTCGTAATCTCCGAGGAGGGAGACCGGGAGTACGCCATGTGCGGGGAGCGGATCATCACCTGCTGCGACCCGGTCATCCTGGAGAACGATGACTCGTTCCCCCGCCAGGTGCTCCCCCTGGGAGGAGGGGACACCCTCGAGTTCTTCCATACCCCGGGCCATTCCCCGGACAGCGTCTGTATCAGGGCCGGGGAGTTCTTCATCATCGGGGACCTTCTCTTCGGCACCGCCCCGGTCATCGCCGGCATTTACGGCTGGTCGGCAGGGGAACTGGTGACCTCCATCGACAGGGTGACAGGGTTCATCGCGCAGGGAGGAGTGACCACCTTCCTGCCTGGTCACGGGAATGCGCTCGATACCCCCACTATGATCCGGGCCCTGTCCGGGATGCGGCGCGAGACGATGTCCCTCTCGGGGATCGACATGATCGATGCGGAGTGGGTGAGCGAGACCGCAGGATATGGCCAGGAGCTGATGGCCGAAGTCGAGCGCCTCTTCACGGTCATCGCCGGCAGGCTGGTGTACGTGGCCCACGTGCTCGACGAGATCGAGGAAAGCGGCGAGGCGGACCGGCTCAGGGGCCTGATCAACGCCGACCTGGTGGACGAACTGATCGCCGATTTCAACTCATTCTCCCGGGACCTGCACGAAGGGAACATCGCGGAGCTCCACCTGGCATTGAAAGCAGGGCAGATCGTCTCCAAGCTGAACCGCATCTACCAGGAGGAGACGCTCTCCGAGGTACTCGACCTCTCGCTCGCCCGCCGGGCGGGCAGACTCCTCGAGGACTACGGGGCGAGGTTCCGGGGGTACCGCCCCCGGACGACCCTTATTCCTGCCGACCTGAACGAGGTGCTGGAAGCGGTTCTTACCGAACTCTCGGGCCCCGCCTACGGGGAGGAGGACATCCTCGACGTGGAGGACGAAGCGCAGTTCGTCCGGGCCCTGGTGGTGAGGATCGCGTCGGTGAACATCTTCGAGGGGGTGTCCCTGCGGTTCACCCCGGCCCCGGGTATGATCCCGGCGGAGATGGACCGGGAGCGGTTCGGGGAGACCATGGCCTATCTGCTGGAGAAGCTGGTCTCTTCGGGAATGAAATCCGTTACCTTCACGAGCGCGCTCCTCCCGGAGGGCGGAGAACTCCGGGCTGCCTGGACGGGGGGCTCCGCCCTCGGGCCCACGCCCCTCCGATTCGGGACCAGGCTCGCCGGGCTTGCGGGTGCACGGCTCGAGGTGGAGCCGTGCCCGGAGGGAGGGATGTTCCGGATGATCTTCCACGCTCCCCCCCTGTAACCTCTTTAACGGTCGCGGACTAACCTACCATAGCACAAGGGATTTTGATGGCGGACCAGGTTGAAGTGGTGAAGGTTGAAGGGAGGATCGATGCGAGCTCGGCTCCCGGTATGGAGGCGGCGATCAACGCCCCCCTGGAGCGTGGGGTGAAGAAGATCGTGGTGGACCTCTCCGGCGTGGAATATATGAGCAGTGCAGGCCTCCGGGTGCTGCTGGCCTCCCTGAAGAAGGTCCGTTCCCTGGGCGGGGAGATGCGGCTTGCAGGGATGCAGCCGTTCGTAAAAGAGGTCTTCGATATGACCGGGTTCTCCCGGCTCTTCTCGGTCTCTGCAACGGTGGAAGAGGCGGTAAAAAGCCTCTCCTCATAAAAAAAACATTATTTTTTACGGGAATTTTCCAGTGAAGGCGTTATCCCCATGCCGCCTTGAATCAACATATAACGACAACAATGTATTTATTTGTACAGAATAATGTAACTTCATGCAACCCAAGACCAAGATTCTCCTCGATGAGGACCAGATGCCCCGTCAGTGGTACAACATCCTCACCGACCTTCCCTCTCCCATGGACCCTCCGCTCCACCCGGGGACTCACAAGCCCCTGGTTCCGGACGATCTCACCCCTATCTTTCCTATGGAATTGATCCGGCAGGAAATGAGCGACAAGAGGATGATCGACATCCCGGAGGATGTGCGGGACGTGCTCCGGCTCTGGAGGCCGAGCCCACTCTACCGTGCGACCCGGCTGGAAAAACACCTGAAGACCCCGGCGAAGATCTACTACAAGTGGGAAGGGGTGAGCCCGGCCGGGAGCCACAAGCCCAACACTTCGGTCGCCCAGGCGTATTACAACATGAAAGCGGGGGTGGAACGGATCGCCACCGAGACGGGAGCAGGCCAGTGGGGTTCGGCGCTCGCGTTCGCCACCATGCTCTACGGGCTGGACTGCACGGTCTACATGGTCCGGTCGAGCTACACCCAGAAACCCTACCGGAAGTCGATGATGCAGGTATGGGGGGCCGAGTGCATCCCCAGCCCGAGCACCAAGACGAACTCCGGAAAAGCGGTGCTCGCAAAGGACCCGGACACCCCGGGGAGCCTCGGCATCGCAATCTCGGAGGCGGTGGAGGACGCGGCCACCCATGCCAACACCAACTACGCCCTCGGGTCGGTGCTCAATCACGTCTGTCTCCACCAGACGGTCATCGGTCTGGAAAGCAGGGAGCAGCTCGCCATGGTGGACGATTACCCCGACGTGGTGATCGGGTGCGTGGGCGGGGGGTCCAATTTCGCCGGGATATCGTTCCCCTTCGCCGGGGACAAGATGACCGGGAAGCATCCCGGAGTGGACATCGTGGGAGTGGAACCCGCGTCGTGCCCGACCCTTACGAAGGGGCTCTATACCTATGACTTCGGCGACGTCGCCGGGCTGACCCCGCTCATGAAGATGTTCACCCTGGGCCACGATTTCGTCCCGCCCTCGATCCATGCGGGGGGGCTCCGGTACCACGGCGACTCGCCCATCGTCTCCAAGCTCGTGCACGACGGGGTGATGCGGGCGGTCTCCTACCACCAGAGCGAGGTTTTTGAAGCGGCCCAGACCTTCGCCCGGACGGAGGGGATCATCGTTGCACCGGAGACCTCCCACGCGGTGAAGGCAGCGATCGACTGCGCCCTGAAATGCAGGGAGACCGGAGAGGCGAAGACCATTCTCTTCAACTGCTCGGGACACGGGAACTTCGACATGTCCGCCTACGACGCATTCTACGCGGGGCAGCTGGTGGACTACGAGTATCCCGACGCATTGATCAAGGAGGCCCTTGGAAGGCTCCCGAAGGTGTGAACGCCCCTCCACACCTCTCGTTAACAGTAACCTTTCCTTTCGTTTTTTTCCGGAAAATCTTTACAATAAAGGGCTCTGTTGACGTCCTCGATCTCCCTCATGTATGATCATATTCTCAGGGCTTCGACAGAGGTAGTTCAGGAAAAAACGATAATTTATGAAGCTTCCGGGACTCCGCCCCGCCGATGTGACGCCCCGAGGGATATGCCCGACCTGTTATAGGTCCGCCACACGCACCGCCGCATTGCGGGAGCCGGGTCCCAATCACAATGAAGCCCGCCGGCCGGTGCCCACGTCCGCCAGACCAGCAACCACAAGTCCTCCGGCTCCCCTACTCTTCCTGATGATACGCCGGATCGGATTCCTGGTAAATCCTGTGGCCGGGATGGGAGGGGCCGTGGGACTGAAGGGAACCGACGGGCTGGTCGAGGAAGCGCGTGCCCGCGGGGCAGTCCCCCGGGCGGGTGCGAGGGCTGCGGAGGTGCTGGGGCGCCTCCGTGGCTCCCCTTACGAGTTCCTCACCTGTGCGGGGCCGATGGGAGAGGATTCGCTTCGGGAGGCCGGTATCGCCGCGTTTCGAGTGGTATACACCCCCCCGCCGGGGACATCCCGCGAGGACACCCTCGCTGCCTGCCGGGTGTTCGTCGCGGAGGGCGCGGACCTGGTCCTCTTCTGCGGGGGCGACGGCACTGCACGAGATATCTACGAGGTAACGGGGGACACGGTCCCCATCCTCGGGATCCCCGCCGGGGTGAAGATGTTCTCCGCGGTCTTCGCGCTCACGCCGGAGGCTGCGGCGGAGATCCTGATCCACGACCCGGCCTCGCTCCACCTCCGTGACGCGGAGGTGATGGACGTGGACGAGGAGGCCTACCGGGAAGGGGCGCTCCGCACCCGGTTGATCGGGTACGCCCGGAGCCCCTACCTCCCCGGGCTGGTGCAGGGGGCCAAAAGGGTCTTCATCGACCAGGACGAGGACCGTGCGCGGCACGAAATCGCCAGGTTCATCGCCGAGGTGATCCTGGGGACCCCGGAGACCGTGTATATTCTGGGCCCTGGCACCACTACGGGAGAGGTCGCGAGGGAGCTCGGGGTGGAAAAGACCCTGCTCGGGTTCGACGCGGTGAAATCAGGCAGATTGGTGGGCAGGGACCTGAACGAACGGGGAATGCGGGCCCTGCTCGCAGGACCCGGCCCCGCCCGTCTGGTGATATCGGTGCTCGGGGCCCAGGGCTCGGTGCTCGGGAGGGGGACCCAGCAGGTCAGCCCCGCGGTGCTCCGGAGGATCGGGGTCGGGAACGTGATCGTGATTGCCACCCCGCATAAACTCGCCGCCACCCCGGTCCTCTTCGTGGACACCGGGGAACCTGCCCTCGATGCGGCATTCGGGGAGACCGTGCAGGTCATTTCCGGGTATCACATCGCCCAGAGGATGAAACTAGCGCATCCGCGCCGGGTGGGAGACGGGTCCACCCCGGGGGGATAGGAACCGTGGAGTTCGTCTTTTCTCATCACTTTCACCGCACCATGATGAACCGTGCCACCCAATACGTACCGTAGAACCATGATCACGGAGATCGAAGCGGCGCAGGCGGGAACGATCACTGACGCGGTGCGGCGGGTCGCCGCATCAGAAGGGAGGGACCCCGGGGAGCTCTCCCGGAGCGTGGCCGAAGGCCGGGTAGTGATTATGAAACGGGGGGATGTATCCCTCGGTATCGGTGACGGCCTGTCCACCAAGGTGAACGCGAACATCGGGACCTCCCCCGCCTGCTGCAACCCGGAAGACGAGGTGGAGAAAGCCCGGATTGCAGAATCCCTCGGGGCGCATACCATCAGCGACCTCTCCATGGGAGGGGACATCACCCTGATGAGGAGCCGGATCCTTGCCGCGACCGCCCTGCCCCTCACCACCGTCCCCACCTACCAGGCGGTCGCCGAGACAGGGCTCGAACACCTGAGCGACGAGGACCTCTTCGGGAACCTCAGGCGGCAGGCAGAGGAGGGGATCAGTTCCTTTGTCCTGCACCTCGTCTCCGGGAAGCTCCTCGATGGGGTCCGCCGCTCGCCCCGCATCATGGGCGTGGTGTCCAAGGGCGGGTCGATGATGGCCGCCCACATGGTCCTCCGGGGGTGTGAGAACCCTTACCTCGCACGTTTCGATGAACTGCTCGATATCCTGCACCGGCACGATATCGTGCTCTCTCTCGGGAACACCATGCGGAGCGGGTGCATCCACGATGCCCGGGACCGCCCCCAGGTCATGGAGATGCGGGAGAATGTCGCCCTGGCACGACGGGCTCATGAAGCGGGGGTCCAGGTGATCCTCGAGGGGGTCGGCGGGCACGTGCATCCCCGAAGGATCCCGGGATATATCAGTGACTATAAGAAAAAAAGCGGGTTCCCCCTCTTCGTCGCAGGACCGCTCCCCACCGATATCGCCATGGGGAACGACCATATCGCCGGGTGCGTGGGGGCGGCGCTCGCCTCCGGGGCGGGAGCCGACTATCTCTGTTACATCACCCCGGCGGAGCACATGGGCCTGCCCACCCCCGCCCAGGTACGGGAAGGCCTCGCGGCGTTCCTGATCGCCGCCCATATCGGGGACCTGATCAAGTACGGCAGGGACGACCGGGATGAGGCGCTTGCGATCCGGCGGGCGGCGCTTGACTGGAAAGGCCAGGCTGCACTCGCCCTGGACCACGAGAAAGCCTGCATCGCGAACCCCGACGGAGACCCCTGCACTATGTGCGGTTCATTCTGCGCGCTCCGGATCATGCAGGAGTTTTGCTCCGGTCCGGATGGCCGGGACACGGTGGAAAGGTCCCGGTAAGGCGGACCGCATTCATCCCGAACTATCTCTTATTTCGAACTACATCCCCACGCTCCTCGCGTGACAGACCTTCATCGCCTGACCGTGTAATGCAGGAAAGGAAGTCGAGGGCGCTCACACCGGTTTGCCCTTTTTTCCCTGGAAGAGTGGAATGAGGTCGGATTAACACACAGAGCGCCACGAGGACTCCAGGGGATTTATACCGATTAATCATGATAGATTCATCAGCTCCCCCGCTCAACCTTTTAGTTCGTATCAGAAGGCGAAAAGAATGGCAACACCAGCTCCCTATCACTTCTCCCGGAGGATCCGGGCCACGCCCCGGTCCTTTATCCGGGAGATCCTCAAGGTCACCGAGAAGCCGGATATCATCTCTTTTGCGGGCGGGCTCCCCAGCCCTGCATTCCTGGATGCCGGGGGAGTAGCCCTGGCCACGGGAGAGGTGCTCCGGAAGGAGGGGCGGTCCGCGCTGCAGTATTCCACCACCGAGGGCTGTCTGCCGCTCCGGAGGTGGATCGCCGACAGGTATGCGAGGAGATACTCCCTCGAGGTCTCCCCCGAGGAGATCCTGATCACCAACGGGTCGCAGCAGACCCTGGACCTCGTGGGCAGGATCTTCCTCAACGAAGGGGACCCGGTGGGGATCGAGGCACCCGGGTATCTTGGCGCAATCCAGGCGTTCTCCCAGTCCATGCCCAGGTTTTGCCCGGTCTCCCTGGAGCCGGACGGCCCGGACACGGCGGCCCTTGCCCGGGTGGTCCGGGAAGACCGGCCGGTCTTCTTCTATTGCATCCCCAACTCCCAGAACCCTTCGGGGATCACCTATTCCCCGGGGAGGAGGAAAGAGGTCGTAGGCCTGCTCTCAGGGGAAGAGACCCTGGTGGTAGAGGACGACGCGTACGGGGAGATCCGGTTCGACGGGAAGGCGCTCCGGCCCCTGAAGTGCGACCTTCCGGACCGGACCGTGCTCTGCGGGACGTTCTCCAAGATCGTGGCCCCGGGCCTCCGCCTGGGG
This window harbors:
- a CDS encoding ion transporter yields the protein MTNTIRHEVYEILEGPHIGKGRGKWAAIFFSVLIAVNVGAAVLETDPTYFQEYFPFFSTLTIFSVGIFSLEYILRLWVCVENPAYAGSRWGRLRYAATPLALIDLVTLVPFYTVFFISNPDIAFLVRFSRILWILKLGHYTPALDTMAKVVRVKKEELSVAFFFLFLVLILSSSLMYYAEHAAQPTKFTSILASMWWGVETLSTVGYGDIVPVTPLGKLIGSVVAISGIALFALPAGILASGFVAELRKEKEEKQMGSGEIVCPNCGEVIKIEEVEGRK
- a CDS encoding MBL fold metallo-hydrolase, with protein sequence MKIEHQVWQKVPGTKGLKLYPYIRKVDINSSNSYLISSERFIILIDPGGLEPQTEVLLEEIARLREENDRPVLVCLTHIHLDHCRELLFNPRLRALPRMAVAVQDSGAEALALKNRAATIADMLHVELPDGVSVDIRLVISEEGDREYAMCGERIITCCDPVILENDDSFPRQVLPLGGGDTLEFFHTPGHSPDSVCIRAGEFFIIGDLLFGTAPVIAGIYGWSAGELVTSIDRVTGFIAQGGVTTFLPGHGNALDTPTMIRALSGMRRETMSLSGIDMIDAEWVSETAGYGQELMAEVERLFTVIAGRLVYVAHVLDEIEESGEADRLRGLINADLVDELIADFNSFSRDLHEGNIAELHLALKAGQIVSKLNRIYQEETLSEVLDLSLARRAGRLLEDYGARFRGYRPRTTLIPADLNEVLEAVLTELSGPAYGEEDILDVEDEAQFVRALVVRIASVNIFEGVSLRFTPAPGMIPAEMDRERFGETMAYLLEKLVSSGMKSVTFTSALLPEGGELRAAWTGGSALGPTPLRFGTRLAGLAGARLEVEPCPEGGMFRMIFHAPPL
- a CDS encoding STAS domain-containing protein → MADQVEVVKVEGRIDASSAPGMEAAINAPLERGVKKIVVDLSGVEYMSSAGLRVLLASLKKVRSLGGEMRLAGMQPFVKEVFDMTGFSRLFSVSATVEEAVKSLSS
- a CDS encoding TrpB-like pyridoxal phosphate-dependent enzyme, whose amino-acid sequence is MQPKTKILLDEDQMPRQWYNILTDLPSPMDPPLHPGTHKPLVPDDLTPIFPMELIRQEMSDKRMIDIPEDVRDVLRLWRPSPLYRATRLEKHLKTPAKIYYKWEGVSPAGSHKPNTSVAQAYYNMKAGVERIATETGAGQWGSALAFATMLYGLDCTVYMVRSSYTQKPYRKSMMQVWGAECIPSPSTKTNSGKAVLAKDPDTPGSLGIAISEAVEDAATHANTNYALGSVLNHVCLHQTVIGLESREQLAMVDDYPDVVIGCVGGGSNFAGISFPFAGDKMTGKHPGVDIVGVEPASCPTLTKGLYTYDFGDVAGLTPLMKMFTLGHDFVPPSIHAGGLRYHGDSPIVSKLVHDGVMRAVSYHQSEVFEAAQTFARTEGIIVAPETSHAVKAAIDCALKCRETGEAKTILFNCSGHGNFDMSAYDAFYAGQLVDYEYPDALIKEALGRLPKV
- a CDS encoding ATP-NAD kinase family protein, whose protein sequence is MIRRIGFLVNPVAGMGGAVGLKGTDGLVEEARARGAVPRAGARAAEVLGRLRGSPYEFLTCAGPMGEDSLREAGIAAFRVVYTPPPGTSREDTLAACRVFVAEGADLVLFCGGDGTARDIYEVTGDTVPILGIPAGVKMFSAVFALTPEAAAEILIHDPASLHLRDAEVMDVDEEAYREGALRTRLIGYARSPYLPGLVQGAKRVFIDQDEDRARHEIARFIAEVILGTPETVYILGPGTTTGEVARELGVEKTLLGFDAVKSGRLVGRDLNERGMRALLAGPGPARLVISVLGAQGSVLGRGTQQVSPAVLRRIGVGNVIVIATPHKLAATPVLFVDTGEPALDAAFGETVQVISGYHIAQRMKLAHPRRVGDGSTPGG
- the thiC gene encoding phosphomethylpyrimidine synthase ThiC; amino-acid sequence: MITEIEAAQAGTITDAVRRVAASEGRDPGELSRSVAEGRVVIMKRGDVSLGIGDGLSTKVNANIGTSPACCNPEDEVEKARIAESLGAHTISDLSMGGDITLMRSRILAATALPLTTVPTYQAVAETGLEHLSDEDLFGNLRRQAEEGISSFVLHLVSGKLLDGVRRSPRIMGVVSKGGSMMAAHMVLRGCENPYLARFDELLDILHRHDIVLSLGNTMRSGCIHDARDRPQVMEMRENVALARRAHEAGVQVILEGVGGHVHPRRIPGYISDYKKKSGFPLFVAGPLPTDIAMGNDHIAGCVGAALASGAGADYLCYITPAEHMGLPTPAQVREGLAAFLIAAHIGDLIKYGRDDRDEALAIRRAALDWKGQAALALDHEKACIANPDGDPCTMCGSFCALRIMQEFCSGPDGRDTVERSR
- a CDS encoding aminotransferase-like domain-containing protein — translated: MATPAPYHFSRRIRATPRSFIREILKVTEKPDIISFAGGLPSPAFLDAGGVALATGEVLRKEGRSALQYSTTEGCLPLRRWIADRYARRYSLEVSPEEILITNGSQQTLDLVGRIFLNEGDPVGIEAPGYLGAIQAFSQSMPRFCPVSLEPDGPDTAALARVVREDRPVFFYCIPNSQNPSGITYSPGRRKEVVGLLSGEETLVVEDDAYGEIRFDGKALRPLKCDLPDRTVLCGTFSKIVAPGLRLGWMCAPKEIIEMAITAKQASDLHTSIFSQLVLARYLEEQDIDAHIREINRAYAARCTLMVSLMEELFPREVTFTRPAGGMFVWLTLPPGVSSMELWRRALEEKVAILPGTPFYTDGNGDRGVRLNFSNADPETIRTGITRLAGVLEKYLRDIA